A stretch of the Mesorhizobium sp. Pch-S genome encodes the following:
- a CDS encoding MFS transporter, which translates to MSASNEALIHDPTARSGARRGATLALLAFAQLIIALDLNIVFVALPEIGAGLGFSNQTLQWVVSVYTVFTGGFLLFGGRAADLIGQRRMFIFALWLYALSSLIGALAWAPEIIIGARAVQGIGGAFLFPATLSLVNRLFEEGPERNRALAVWGGAGASGLTIGSLAGGFLTAAFGWPSVFYVNVLLAGAAIVAAFFVIPRDPRQHERRSFDLAGALAVTAGATLLVFALVQGPDYGWLSPSILWSAGLAVLLLLAFAIIEAKSRDPLMPLRLFRNRSLVAGMTITFLYMATFGTLPYFLTVLFQNVQGYSALETGVAFLVPSVAIATGTQVGARLSTRFSNRSSLIGGMVIGAIGTALMVPATTPESSYLALAPGLIVSGIGQGIVWTAMWISAASGVHHDEQGIASGMASTTLNVGNAIGLAVLIAIANRHIGGLNGEALGLALSEGMRAAFWIATAGIALSILVALVSQRRTPKNT; encoded by the coding sequence ATGAGTGCGTCAAACGAAGCCCTGATACACGACCCCACTGCTCGAAGCGGAGCGCGGCGCGGTGCCACCCTTGCCTTGCTTGCCTTTGCGCAGCTGATTATCGCGCTCGATCTCAACATCGTCTTCGTTGCCCTGCCGGAGATCGGCGCCGGCCTCGGCTTTTCCAACCAGACACTGCAGTGGGTGGTCAGCGTGTACACCGTCTTCACCGGCGGCTTCCTGTTGTTTGGCGGACGCGCAGCCGATTTGATCGGCCAGCGGCGCATGTTCATTTTCGCCTTGTGGCTCTACGCACTGTCCTCACTGATCGGCGCTCTCGCCTGGGCGCCAGAAATCATCATCGGAGCTCGCGCCGTACAGGGCATCGGCGGTGCATTTCTGTTTCCAGCGACGCTCTCCCTGGTCAACCGGCTGTTCGAGGAAGGCCCGGAGCGCAACCGTGCGCTCGCGGTCTGGGGTGGCGCGGGCGCCAGCGGCCTGACAATCGGCTCGCTGGCCGGCGGTTTCCTCACGGCCGCCTTCGGCTGGCCGTCGGTCTTCTATGTCAACGTACTGCTTGCCGGTGCTGCCATCGTCGCAGCCTTTTTCGTCATCCCGCGCGATCCCAGGCAACACGAACGCCGCAGTTTCGACCTTGCAGGCGCCCTCGCCGTTACAGCTGGAGCGACCTTGCTGGTCTTTGCCCTCGTGCAGGGTCCGGATTATGGCTGGCTGTCGCCTTCCATCCTATGGAGTGCTGGGCTCGCGGTGCTGTTGCTCCTCGCCTTCGCCATCATCGAAGCGAAAAGCCGCGATCCTCTGATGCCGTTGCGGCTGTTCCGCAACCGCAGCCTGGTTGCCGGCATGACGATCACCTTCCTCTACATGGCGACCTTCGGTACCTTGCCTTACTTCCTCACCGTGCTGTTTCAGAACGTACAGGGCTATTCCGCGCTGGAGACGGGCGTCGCCTTCCTCGTACCGTCTGTCGCAATCGCCACCGGCACGCAGGTCGGCGCACGCCTCTCGACGCGCTTCTCCAACCGTTCCAGCCTGATCGGCGGCATGGTGATCGGTGCCATCGGCACCGCGCTGATGGTGCCGGCGACAACGCCGGAGAGTTCTTATCTGGCGCTGGCGCCCGGCCTGATCGTCTCAGGCATCGGCCAGGGCATCGTCTGGACCGCTATGTGGATCTCCGCCGCCTCGGGCGTGCATCACGATGAACAGGGCATTGCTTCCGGCATGGCGTCAACCACGCTGAATGTCGGCAATGCCATTGGGCTCGCTGTCCTGATCGCTATCGCAAACCGACATATCGGTGGCCTCAATGGTGAGGCGCTGGGCCTGGCCCTCAGCGAGGGAATGCGGGCAGCCTTCTGGATCGCCACCGCTGGTATCGCCCTCAGCATTCTGGTTGCGCTGGTTTCACAACGAAGGACGCCCAAGAATACCTGA
- the ftsW gene encoding putative lipid II flippase FtsW: protein MAASRLDKSPVATWWWTIDRWFLAAFLLLMGLGIVLSFAASPAVAQRIGLGPFYFATRQIIFTVPALCVMLGVSFLEPRQIRRLSIVMLCIMLVLMVAVLYVGVEVKGARRWISLAGVSIQPSEFLKPAFVILCAWLFAEHKRHPDIPGNVLAMIMLGLVVALLLAQPDFGQTMLVTGTWGIMFFMAGLSWLWIVVLGALGITGVFAAYTILPHVAGRIDRFLTGEGDTYQVDMGKEALINGGWLGVGPGEGTVKRAIPDSHADFVFSVAGEEYGLIMCFFIMTIFAFIVLRGLNTALKEHDDFTRYAIGGLVTIFGLQSTINMAVNLQLMPAKGMTLPFISYGGSSQIAIAISMGMVLALTRKKPEKRKTLGGLQGYQRFMPAE from the coding sequence ATGGCTGCCAGTCGTCTCGACAAAAGCCCCGTTGCAACCTGGTGGTGGACCATCGATCGATGGTTCCTGGCGGCGTTCCTGCTGCTGATGGGGCTAGGCATCGTCCTTTCCTTTGCAGCCAGTCCCGCCGTTGCCCAGCGTATCGGCCTCGGTCCGTTCTACTTCGCCACGCGCCAGATCATCTTCACTGTGCCGGCCCTGTGCGTGATGCTGGGCGTTTCCTTCCTGGAGCCGCGACAGATCCGGCGTCTGTCCATCGTCATGCTCTGCATCATGCTGGTGCTGATGGTGGCGGTGCTCTATGTCGGCGTCGAGGTGAAGGGTGCGCGGCGCTGGATCTCGCTTGCCGGCGTTTCCATCCAGCCCTCCGAATTCCTCAAGCCGGCATTCGTGATCCTCTGTGCCTGGCTCTTTGCCGAACACAAGCGTCATCCGGATATTCCAGGCAACGTGCTGGCCATGATCATGCTGGGCCTCGTCGTCGCCTTGCTGCTGGCGCAACCCGACTTCGGCCAGACCATGCTCGTCACCGGCACCTGGGGCATCATGTTCTTCATGGCCGGCCTGTCGTGGCTGTGGATCGTCGTGCTCGGTGCGCTCGGCATCACCGGCGTGTTTGCCGCCTATACGATACTGCCGCACGTCGCCGGCCGTATCGACCGCTTCCTGACCGGCGAAGGCGACACCTATCAGGTCGACATGGGCAAGGAGGCGCTGATCAATGGCGGCTGGCTCGGCGTCGGGCCGGGCGAGGGCACTGTCAAGCGCGCCATCCCGGACAGTCACGCCGACTTCGTCTTTTCGGTGGCTGGTGAGGAATACGGGCTGATCATGTGTTTCTTCATCATGACCATCTTCGCTTTCATCGTCCTGCGCGGTCTCAATACCGCGCTGAAGGAGCATGATGATTTCACCCGCTACGCGATTGGTGGCCTTGTCACCATTTTCGGCCTGCAATCGACCATCAACATGGCGGTGAACCTGCAACTGATGCCGGCAAAGGGCATGACGCTGCCTTTCATCTCCTATGGCGGTTCATCTCAGATCGCGATCGCGATCTCGATGGGCATGGTGCTGGCGCTAACCCGCAAGAAGCCGGAGAAGCGCAAGACACTTGGCGGCCTGCAAGGCTACCAGCGTTTCATGCCGGCGGAATGA
- a CDS encoding amino acid ABC transporter permease, with translation MASEQTTGQTRAGAVDKAFRIRVGIVWLVLLALFVAFFLSFGLDLPFIVDKFPALAGFTLSRAGFIQGAVLTLYVCFFSIIASVILGLLAALGRLSKSSIAYGISTFYTSFFRGTPLLVQIFLIYLGIPQIGPVPAAIPSGIIALSLNYGAYLSEIFRAGLLSVPAGQREAGLALGLHPWQLMVKVVMPQAIRVAIPPTGSQFIAMLKDSSLISVMGVTEIMFVAQSYGRASYRYIEMLTTAAAIYWFLSIMFELVQARLESHFGKGYRAR, from the coding sequence GTGGCGTCAGAACAAACAACCGGCCAGACACGTGCCGGCGCAGTGGACAAGGCGTTTCGGATTCGTGTCGGCATCGTCTGGCTTGTGCTGCTGGCGCTGTTCGTTGCCTTCTTCCTGTCTTTCGGGCTCGACCTGCCCTTTATCGTCGACAAGTTCCCGGCGCTGGCTGGCTTCACGCTGAGCCGCGCCGGGTTCATACAGGGTGCGGTTCTCACCCTGTATGTCTGCTTTTTCTCCATCATAGCGTCGGTCATTCTGGGGCTACTGGCGGCGCTGGGGCGCCTGTCGAAGAGTTCCATCGCCTACGGGATTTCGACCTTCTACACCTCATTCTTCCGTGGCACGCCGCTGCTGGTGCAGATCTTCCTGATCTATCTCGGCATTCCGCAGATCGGACCGGTGCCGGCAGCAATCCCTTCCGGCATCATCGCGCTTTCCCTGAATTACGGCGCCTATCTCAGCGAGATCTTTCGCGCCGGGCTTCTGTCGGTGCCGGCGGGTCAGCGCGAGGCGGGCCTGGCGCTGGGTCTGCACCCCTGGCAGTTGATGGTGAAAGTGGTGATGCCGCAGGCGATCCGTGTCGCCATCCCGCCGACCGGTTCGCAGTTCATCGCGATGCTGAAGGATTCCTCGCTGATCTCTGTGATGGGTGTCACCGAGATCATGTTCGTGGCGCAGTCCTATGGTCGTGCCAGCTATCGCTATATCGAGATGCTGACGACCGCCGCTGCGATCTACTGGTTCCTGTCGATCATGTTCGAACTGGTGCAGGCGCGGCTGGAAAGCCATTTCGGCAAGGGCTACCGCGCCCGCTGA
- the murD gene encoding UDP-N-acetylmuramoyl-L-alanine--D-glutamate ligase, with product MIPATSFAGKRVSLFGLGGSGIATARALIEGGADVLAWDDNPESVAKAVEQGIVTADLRSADWAGVSSFVLSPGVPLTHPKPHWSVELARAAGVEVIGDIELFARERNRLQADAPFIAITGTNGKSTTTALTAHILQSAGRDTQMGGNIGRAVMTLDPPASGRHYVVECSSYQIDLAPSINPTAGVLLNLTPDHLDRHGTMQHYASIKERLVAGSDTAIIGVDDSFCAQIADRLERAGKDVIRISKRLPLTDGYFADGTNLMEAVHGRYSRIGFLEGIGSLRGQHNAQNALAAVTACLKVGLDLGEIQSGLESFPGLAHRMEQVGRKDHVLFINDSKATNADAAAPALSAFSRIYWIAGGLPKEGGIEPLRGFFPRIAKAYLIGEAAPAFSATLGEAVPYEIAGTLAAAVERAAAEAARDESGEAVVLLSPACASFDQFKNFEVRGEAFRQAVAAIEGVKPIGGTR from the coding sequence ATGATCCCGGCAACTTCCTTCGCGGGCAAACGGGTTTCACTGTTCGGTCTCGGCGGTTCGGGCATTGCGACCGCGCGCGCGCTGATCGAGGGCGGAGCGGACGTTCTGGCCTGGGACGACAATCCCGAAAGCGTTGCCAAGGCCGTCGAGCAGGGGATCGTGACGGCTGACCTGCGCAGTGCCGACTGGGCAGGCGTTTCCTCCTTCGTGCTTTCACCCGGTGTGCCTTTGACCCATCCGAAGCCGCATTGGTCGGTTGAGCTGGCGCGTGCGGCCGGTGTCGAAGTGATCGGCGATATCGAGCTGTTCGCACGCGAGCGCAACAGACTGCAGGCCGATGCGCCCTTCATTGCCATCACCGGCACCAACGGCAAGTCGACAACGACGGCGTTGACCGCGCACATCCTGCAGTCGGCCGGTCGAGACACGCAGATGGGCGGCAATATCGGCCGGGCCGTGATGACGCTCGATCCGCCGGCATCGGGTCGCCACTACGTGGTCGAATGTTCATCCTATCAGATCGACCTGGCGCCATCGATCAATCCGACCGCCGGCGTGCTCCTCAACCTGACACCGGATCATCTCGACCGGCACGGCACCATGCAGCACTATGCGTCGATCAAGGAACGGCTGGTGGCCGGTAGCGACACCGCCATCATTGGTGTCGATGACAGCTTCTGCGCGCAGATCGCCGATCGGCTGGAACGCGCTGGCAAGGATGTGATCCGCATTTCCAAGCGACTGCCTCTGACCGATGGCTATTTCGCCGACGGCACCAACCTGATGGAGGCCGTGCACGGTCGTTACAGCCGCATCGGATTCCTGGAGGGCATTGGCTCGCTGCGCGGGCAGCACAATGCGCAAAACGCACTGGCTGCCGTGACGGCCTGCCTGAAGGTCGGGCTGGACCTTGGCGAGATCCAGTCGGGGCTGGAGAGCTTTCCCGGCCTGGCGCATCGCATGGAGCAGGTTGGTCGCAAGGACCATGTGCTGTTCATCAACGATTCCAAGGCGACCAATGCCGATGCGGCCGCACCGGCGCTTTCCGCCTTTTCCCGCATCTACTGGATCGCCGGCGGCCTGCCCAAGGAAGGCGGCATCGAACCGTTGCGTGGCTTTTTTCCGCGCATCGCCAAGGCCTATCTGATCGGCGAAGCGGCGCCTGCCTTCTCGGCTACGCTCGGCGAGGCGGTGCCCTACGAGATCGCCGGCACATTGGCTGCGGCGGTCGAGCGCGCGGCCGCTGAAGCGGCCAGGGATGAGAGTGGCGAGGCTGTTGTGCTTTTGTCGCCGGCCTGCGCCAGCTTCGACCAGTTCAAGAATTTCGAAGTGCGCGGCGAAGCCTTCAGGCAAGCTGTCGCTGCTATTGAAGGCGTGAAACCCATCGGAGGGACACGATAA
- the murG gene encoding undecaprenyldiphospho-muramoylpentapeptide beta-N-acetylglucosaminyltransferase encodes MAKGTILLAAGGTGGHLFPAEALAHELIARGWDVHLATDDRASRYANHFPAKEVHTIRSATFGSKNPIALIGAMWRIWQGVRQASGVIHRIKPAVVMGFGGYPTLPPLYAATRRKVATIIHEQNAVMGRANRALAPRVDAIAGGFLPEDTSAAGAKTVTTGNPVRPAVLEAARAPYVASAGSDPFRLLVFGGSQGAQFFSDAVPDAVALLSDAQRARLIITQQARADDVGRVKDAYARLGIDAQVSPFFTDMAQRMAAAHLVISRSGASTVSEIAVIGRPALLVPYPHALDHDQAANAAALAAAGGGEVHPQSTLNPETVAGLISAAMEEPERLETMAAAAKSVGRPNAARLLADLAEAIASRKTIEEFRKETRA; translated from the coding sequence ATGGCTAAAGGCACTATTCTACTGGCGGCCGGTGGCACCGGCGGACATCTGTTTCCCGCTGAGGCGCTGGCGCACGAGCTGATCGCGCGGGGCTGGGACGTCCATTTGGCGACCGACGACCGCGCCTCGCGTTACGCCAACCATTTCCCTGCGAAAGAGGTGCACACCATTCGCTCGGCGACTTTCGGATCGAAGAATCCGATCGCGCTGATCGGGGCCATGTGGCGCATCTGGCAAGGCGTGCGGCAGGCTTCCGGTGTCATCCATCGCATCAAGCCAGCGGTCGTCATGGGGTTCGGTGGCTATCCGACGCTGCCGCCGCTCTATGCTGCGACGCGGCGCAAGGTGGCGACCATCATCCACGAGCAGAATGCCGTCATGGGTCGCGCAAACCGTGCTCTTGCCCCTCGCGTTGATGCCATAGCCGGCGGTTTTCTGCCCGAGGACACCAGCGCCGCAGGCGCCAAAACCGTTACCACGGGCAACCCGGTACGGCCGGCTGTGCTGGAAGCAGCAAGGGCACCTTATGTCGCTTCGGCGGGCAGTGATCCATTCCGGCTGCTGGTGTTCGGCGGCAGTCAGGGTGCGCAGTTCTTCTCCGATGCCGTTCCCGATGCGGTCGCCCTGCTGTCCGATGCCCAGCGTGCGCGGCTCATCATCACGCAGCAGGCGCGCGCCGACGACGTCGGTCGAGTCAAGGATGCCTATGCCAGGCTCGGCATCGACGCGCAGGTCTCGCCTTTCTTCACCGATATGGCGCAGCGCATGGCTGCCGCTCATCTTGTCATTTCGCGTTCCGGTGCCTCGACTGTTTCCGAGATCGCCGTCATCGGGCGGCCGGCACTGCTGGTTCCTTATCCACATGCCCTTGACCACGATCAGGCCGCGAATGCGGCGGCGCTTGCGGCGGCTGGTGGTGGCGAGGTTCATCCGCAGTCAACGCTCAATCCCGAAACGGTCGCGGGTCTCATAAGCGCTGCAATGGAAGAGCCTGAACGTCTGGAAACAATGGCCGCGGCGGCGAAGTCGGTAGGCCGTCCGAACGCGGCGCGGTTGCTCGCCGACCTCGCAGAGGCTATTGCGTCGCGCAAGACGATAGAAGAATTCAGGAAGGAAACCCGCGCATGA
- the murB gene encoding UDP-N-acetylmuramate dehydrogenase, giving the protein MTRGTALLEKLGGRLADLRGRITPDAEMDKITWFRAGGLADALFQPADEDDLAAFLKAVPEEVPLTIVGVGSNLLVRDGGIQGFVVRLSAKGFGAADVISPTQIRAGAAIPDKRVAAVALEAGIGGFHFYHGIPGAIGGALRMNAGANGVETRERVVEVRALDRQGNAHVLSNADMGYAYRHSSAPAGLIFTSALFEGYAEDKVAIKEAMDAVQHHRETVQPIREKTGGSTFKNPEGTSAWKEIDKAGCRGLMVGGAQMSPMHCNFMINTGTATGYDLENLGETVRERVLEHSGIRLHWEIKRIGNFRPGREVQEFQGQLL; this is encoded by the coding sequence ATGACACGCGGCACGGCGCTGCTGGAGAAACTCGGCGGCAGGCTGGCGGATCTGCGCGGCCGCATCACGCCCGATGCGGAGATGGACAAGATCACCTGGTTCCGCGCGGGTGGTCTGGCGGACGCGCTTTTTCAACCCGCCGACGAGGATGACCTCGCTGCTTTCCTGAAAGCCGTGCCGGAAGAGGTTCCGCTCACCATCGTCGGCGTCGGCTCGAATCTTCTGGTGCGCGACGGTGGTATCCAGGGCTTCGTGGTGCGGCTCTCGGCGAAGGGGTTTGGTGCGGCCGACGTGATCTCGCCGACGCAGATCCGCGCTGGCGCCGCCATCCCTGACAAGCGGGTCGCCGCCGTAGCGCTCGAGGCCGGCATAGGCGGTTTTCATTTCTACCATGGCATTCCCGGCGCCATCGGCGGTGCACTGCGCATGAATGCAGGCGCCAACGGCGTTGAAACGCGCGAGCGCGTCGTGGAGGTGCGGGCGCTTGACCGCCAAGGCAATGCGCACGTGCTGTCCAATGCCGACATGGGCTATGCCTACCGGCATTCTTCGGCACCGGCCGGCCTGATCTTCACCTCGGCGCTGTTCGAGGGGTATGCCGAAGACAAGGTGGCGATCAAGGAAGCGATGGATGCCGTGCAACATCATCGCGAGACGGTGCAGCCAATTCGTGAGAAGACCGGCGGTTCGACCTTCAAGAATCCGGAAGGCACCTCGGCCTGGAAGGAAATCGACAAGGCCGGTTGCCGTGGGCTGATGGTGGGCGGTGCGCAGATGTCGCCCATGCATTGCAACTTCATGATCAACACCGGTACCGCGACCGGCTATGATCTCGAAAACCTCGGTGAGACCGTGCGCGAGCGCGTGCTGGAGCATTCGGGCATCCGTCTGCACTGGGAAATCAAGCGCATCGGCAATTTCCGGCCAGGTCGCGAAGTGCAGGAATTCCAGGGACAGTTGCTGTAG
- the murC gene encoding UDP-N-acetylmuramate--L-alanine ligase, which produces MKMPQTIGLVHFIGIGGIGMSGIAEVLHNLGYRVQGSDQAESANVQRLRDKGIECFVGHKAENLGEAEVVVVSTAIKKANPELKAAREKNLPVVRRAEMLAELMRFRQAVAIGGTHGKTTTTSMVATLLEAGGLDPTVINGGIINAYGTNARMGDGEWMVVEADESDGTFLKLPADIAVVTNIDPEHLDHYGSFDKVREAFRQFVENVPFYGFGVMCTDHPEVQALVGRIEDRRVITYGENTQADVRFSNHRMDGAASVFDVTIRNRKAGGETEIAGLRLPMPGRHNVSNATAAIAVANELGISAEAIKKGLSAFGGVKRRFTHTGSWNGVEVFDDYGHHPVEIKAVLRAARDATKGRVIAIAQPHRFTRLHDLFDEFASCFNDADTVMVAPVYAAGEDPIDGASSDALVSRIRSGGHRDARYIEGPGDVAPVVRKLAKPGDFVVFLGAGNITQWAYALPKELAGAGS; this is translated from the coding sequence ATGAAGATGCCGCAGACGATCGGCCTTGTGCATTTCATTGGCATCGGCGGCATCGGCATGAGCGGTATCGCCGAGGTTCTGCACAATCTCGGTTACCGGGTTCAGGGTTCCGACCAGGCTGAAAGCGCCAATGTCCAGCGCCTGCGCGACAAAGGCATCGAGTGTTTCGTTGGCCACAAGGCCGAGAACCTTGGCGAAGCCGAGGTGGTGGTGGTTTCGACCGCCATCAAGAAGGCCAATCCTGAACTGAAGGCCGCACGCGAAAAGAACCTGCCGGTCGTTCGCCGTGCCGAAATGCTGGCGGAGCTGATGCGTTTTCGCCAGGCGGTCGCCATCGGCGGCACGCACGGTAAGACGACGACGACCTCGATGGTCGCGACGCTTCTGGAGGCCGGCGGACTCGATCCGACCGTCATCAATGGCGGCATCATCAATGCCTACGGCACCAATGCCCGCATGGGTGACGGCGAGTGGATGGTGGTGGAGGCCGATGAAAGCGACGGTACCTTCCTGAAGTTGCCTGCCGATATCGCGGTCGTGACCAACATCGATCCCGAACATCTCGACCACTACGGCTCCTTCGATAAAGTGCGCGAGGCGTTTCGCCAGTTTGTCGAGAACGTGCCGTTCTATGGCTTCGGCGTGATGTGCACCGACCATCCCGAGGTGCAGGCGCTGGTCGGGCGCATCGAGGATCGTCGCGTCATCACCTATGGCGAGAACACCCAGGCTGACGTGCGTTTCTCCAATCATCGCATGGACGGCGCTGCGTCGGTCTTCGATGTGACCATCCGCAATCGCAAGGCTGGGGGCGAGACGGAGATTGCCGGCCTGCGGCTGCCGATGCCCGGTCGTCACAATGTCTCCAACGCAACGGCGGCAATCGCGGTTGCCAACGAGCTCGGCATCTCTGCGGAAGCGATCAAGAAGGGGCTGTCGGCATTCGGCGGCGTCAAGCGCCGTTTCACTCATACCGGTTCATGGAATGGTGTCGAAGTGTTCGATGACTATGGCCACCATCCGGTCGAGATCAAGGCAGTGCTCAGGGCAGCGCGCGACGCGACCAAGGGCCGCGTGATCGCAATCGCCCAGCCGCATCGTTTCACCCGCCTGCATGATCTGTTCGATGAATTCGCCTCCTGCTTCAACGATGCCGATACGGTGATGGTGGCGCCGGTCTATGCGGCCGGCGAGGACCCGATCGACGGGGCGTCTTCGGATGCACTCGTGTCTCGCATCCGCTCCGGCGGCCATCGAGACGCGCGTTACATCGAAGGGCCGGGCGATGTTGCGCCGGTCGTGCGCAAACTGGCAAAGCCAGGTGATTTTGTTGTCTTCCTGGGCGCCGGCAACATCACGCAATGGGCTTACGCGCTGCCGAAGGAACTCGCCGGAGCAGGGTCATGA
- a CDS encoding TetR/AcrR family transcriptional regulator has product MARPREFDRDEALVKARDAFWVRGYEGTSMADLVSELGIASARIYAAFGSKEDLFREAIGLYEAREGGFVDRVLAEEPTAYRAIERILREAVETYTRPGKPWGCMVVTAATNCAAENSRLQDWLADRRRRQTAAIVGRLERARHDGELVEDTDMERLGDYLTAVMHGLSVQARDGVSAERLAALCDLSLQTVAGFLRPGAS; this is encoded by the coding sequence ATGGCGCGCCCCAGGGAGTTCGATCGCGATGAGGCGCTTGTGAAGGCGCGCGATGCATTCTGGGTGCGTGGCTACGAAGGCACGTCGATGGCCGATCTCGTTTCGGAACTCGGCATTGCTTCTGCGCGCATCTATGCCGCCTTTGGCTCGAAGGAGGATTTGTTCCGCGAGGCGATCGGTCTTTATGAAGCCAGGGAGGGTGGCTTCGTGGACAGGGTTCTTGCCGAAGAACCGACGGCGTACCGGGCGATCGAACGCATCCTGCGCGAAGCCGTGGAAACCTACACGCGGCCCGGCAAGCCCTGGGGCTGCATGGTGGTGACGGCGGCGACAAACTGTGCCGCTGAAAACAGCCGCCTGCAGGACTGGCTTGCGGACCGGCGTCGCCGGCAAACAGCAGCCATTGTCGGGCGCCTGGAGCGGGCACGGCACGATGGCGAGTTGGTCGAAGACACCGACATGGAACGTCTCGGCGACTACCTGACGGCAGTCATGCACGGCCTTTCCGTGCAGGCGCGCGATGGTGTTTCCGCCGAGCGGCTGGCAGCGCTGTGCGACTTGTCGTTGCAAACGGTCGCCGGTTTCCTGAGGCCTGGCGCGAGCTGA
- a CDS encoding transporter substrate-binding domain-containing protein, with protein sequence MKLKNATKLVVGGLLASMISTAHAGETLDRIMKNKVLVEVTDQAYPPFSYIDDKGEVVGFDVDIAREVAKRLGVEFKVETPSWEIITAGNWKGRWDVCICSMSPTAERAKVLTFVNEYYGAPAVVAVNSDNTTIKSVKDLGGKNVGTQGGTPYEKYLQKELVIEVPGKEPVKPEFPFGDVTVKPYDTEDFAFQDLGLGDGKRLDAAVAGYLTVAERVKKSGGKLKIVDDTLFTEPLWVAVDKGDPEWEAKIKEIFKAMYDDGTLKTISEKWVGRDISAKQ encoded by the coding sequence ATGAAACTGAAAAACGCAACGAAACTGGTCGTGGGTGGGCTATTGGCCAGCATGATCTCGACGGCGCATGCCGGCGAGACTCTCGACCGCATCATGAAGAACAAGGTTCTGGTCGAAGTCACTGATCAGGCCTATCCACCGTTCTCCTACATTGATGACAAGGGCGAGGTGGTCGGTTTCGACGTCGACATTGCGCGCGAAGTCGCCAAGCGCCTTGGCGTTGAGTTCAAGGTCGAGACACCGTCGTGGGAAATCATCACGGCGGGCAACTGGAAAGGCCGTTGGGACGTCTGCATCTGCTCGATGTCGCCGACCGCCGAGCGCGCCAAGGTCCTGACTTTCGTCAATGAATATTACGGCGCGCCTGCGGTGGTTGCCGTCAATTCCGACAATACCACCATCAAGAGCGTCAAGGATCTCGGCGGCAAGAATGTCGGCACGCAGGGCGGTACGCCTTACGAGAAGTACCTGCAGAAGGAACTTGTGATCGAGGTCCCAGGCAAGGAGCCGGTCAAGCCGGAATTCCCCTTTGGTGATGTGACGGTCAAGCCCTATGACACCGAAGACTTTGCCTTCCAGGATCTCGGGCTCGGTGACGGCAAGCGTCTCGATGCGGCGGTGGCCGGCTACCTGACGGTCGCAGAGCGCGTCAAGAAGTCGGGAGGCAAGCTGAAGATCGTCGACGACACGCTCTTCACCGAGCCTCTCTGGGTCGCCGTCGACAAGGGTGACCCCGAATGGGAAGCCAAGATCAAGGAAATCTTCAAGGCGATGTATGACGACGGCACGCTGAAGACGATTTCCGAGAAGTGGGTCGGCCGCGACATTTCGGCCAAGCAATAA